The DNA sequence GTAGGAAACATCATATTTTAATGTGCAACTTAGGCATACAGCCAACGTTTACTTTGCTTGTAAACTTGAAATTGTCCCATCATCTCATATTCTTGTGCTATCAAACTTTTTTCCCATACCAAGGGGTTTACTTTGTTAATCCCATCATGCTTGTTTTCATAATCAGttttaatgaaaaagaagataagGTTGATCAAGAGTTAACTCCCATTTTGGTCCTTGAAATGTTTGTAGGATGTTAAATTAGTCCTTAAAAGATTTGTGTCATTAGTATAATCCCTCCATAATGGAATTTATCACCATGATAGTTCCTATGTTAGCCTCTGTAAAAAAGATTTACTAATGGATTCCAAAGTGACCTGTTAAGTGCTAATATGGCTTTTTAATGCCATCTAAGCATTTATGTGGCAACATCACCTAAGCATTCAATTGGTGGCAAAAAAATGATTATCTGATAAGACATCGATTTTTCAGAATTAAAGTCTGACATGTGAATCTTTGAGTGACACAAACAGgggttaactttttttttttcccactcACAATACTAATTTACAGTACCAGGGTGGTTGAGGCAGGGGTTGTGTTAGTGGTCTCTTTAGGTGGCTCTTAGGCTCTGTATTTTTAGGAATTTGGTTCTCTATCATATAGGTGTGTGGGTTTGGATGGTTTCTAGGCTTAATTGTTCATGGCAAAGGGTTCGTGGTGGTACCACATAATGTTTGCAGGTGGTTTGATGTTGGCTTTTGGTTCTTTCTTTGTTGGCTTGGTTAATATAGGAGGTGGAGATTCTGTTTAGAGGTTGCTACGGGCAGTGTATTCAAGTGGGGTGGTTTTGACTTTTCTATTCTGTGTAATGTGCTGGAGGTGTGGGTTTCTTGGTTGTTTGATAGGTACTggttcatttaaaaaaaaagaagaaagaaaagttaggattttattgatgagatctcctttaTTGAAGAGATAGTATGCATATAAGTTATTCCTCAGAGTATTTCCAAAATCTGAGATTTCCCCCCGGCCCCCCCAAACCAGCCCCTAACCAAACAGAATACCCCTAATAATCTCTTTTTATCTCTCTATAGCCTATCTTTGCCAAATTCTATTAGAATTCTAACTAACACTGACTAACTCTAACTCCCATAACTAACAGAAACCAACCCATTGGGCTTACCTAACATAGAGGTCAGCAAGCTATAAAAGAAATGCGTTTGTTCGTGAAGCTGAAATTTGGATGTAGTAAATGTATAAATTCTTCAATAATCAATCAACAATAAGAGATCTTTTTCATTAGTATTTAGAATAGACTAAGTTTATCAAATTTCTCAATGTTTTGCTGACTTTACTAACCCACCCCCTTCTTCTGGCTCTTGTGTATGGTTCCCAGAAATTGAATCCTAAATTATTATATAGCACTTGGTGTTTTATGACCTTGCTTGCTTGTTGAGTAGTTCCATTTTACGAGACTTAATTTTACAATATCAGAGTTACGTCCATAATTGTGTGTTTAAAGCTAATTTTCAATTGTGCCCTTTACTATGTAATTTTTCCTGCTGTTGAGTATGAAAGGAAAATGAGAATTTGATATCAAAGATAAATAAACTCAAATTTTGGgcattattctattttattttattttataaatcagAAATCATAGTTAAAGtttctctttgaaattcatgCTCCACAAGAGTCTAATGCTTTGTGCAACATGAACAGGTTGGTGAGGATGAATTTGGATATATGCTTGCCAATATACTCAAGGAAAATAATGTAAACAATGAAGGGATGCGTTTTGACCCTGGTGCACGAACTGCTTTAGCATTTGTTACATTGAGGAGTGATGGAGAGCGAGAGTTCATGTTTTATCGTAATCCCAGTGCTGATATGCTGCTCCAAGAAGATGAACTTGATTTGGACCTAATCAGAAAGGTAAAAACAAAAGCAGAATTTGTGGTAGTCAAACTAAAGCAAAATGTATGCCATAATCCATGAGTTAATCGAAGGGAAATCAGACCACTATTGAGCCACATTCTTTATGTTGCACTTTTCTCAAGTAATCTTTGTTCCGTTACTCAAAGTTACTTCATTGAACCAGTactttgtgaattttttaaacattagaACTCACTGTGTAAGGATCTAATCTAAACCATGTTTTTGATTACTTATATAGCATTATTGTTTCTGTAGTTTAAGAACTCACTTTCAGGTTTCCTTAATATCAGGTAAAACATCAAAATGATTGCTAAGTCTATTTCCTTTTGATATTTTCCACTTTGACTCAATTCATAAATTCTAGTAATATTGTTCTATTATTTCTTTCTGGCAGGCCAAGATCTTCCATTATGGTTCTATAAGTCTTATAACAGAACCATGCAAATCAGCACACATAGCTGCAGCAAAAGCTGCAAAAGATGCTGGTGTAGTTCTGTCTTATGACCCTAACCTGAGGCTTCCTTTATGGCCTTCTGCGGATAGTGCAAGAGAAGGAATTCTGAGTATATGGGAGACTGCAGATATCATTAAGGTTCCTTTCCTATCAATAGGGCAGAATATATATTCTATAGCAATAGACTTTTTCTTGTTCCCTTTTTCAGGAGTACAGATTACAAGGGAATGTGGAATAATAGACTACAATACCATCTCTAACAACTAATCTGATAATTATTCAGATAAGTGAAGAAGAGATTTCTTTTCTTACAAAAGGTGAGAACCCATATGATGATGCTGTTGTTCATAAACTATTCCATCCAAGCCTCAAGCTACTCCTAGTTACTGAAGGTGCAGAGGGTTGCAGATATTACACCAAGGTAAGCCTTCCAAAGATGCTACTtccaaaaaatcatttcaactcTTGCTAATATTTGTTTCATGGTCACCATTTAGTGTATCTTCAAAGGCATGAAAGTAATATTTGCCAATTAAATAGTTGTTGCATAAACTGTGCCCTCATATTAGCCTTTATCCACTATATGGGGTTGGCTACATGGATTGCACTACTCCTTTGACTCagttaaaaatcaaacttttagAGATACTATTTATGATGAGACCCTCTTAACAACTAACCCTAATGTCCTTCTAAGTCTCCCTTTCCCCGTTTTCACTAAACTACAAACCGTGCAATCTAGTCTCTATAGGGCTAATGATGAAAGAGATtgatatgaaataattaaacttctatAGGTGTCAAAGGCTAATGTCCTTGTTGCAATTCTTGCATAAATTAGTTGGATCTGAAAATGATGGGAAACAATATCatggatatttatttattagttgatCCTCTGTGATTAACATCCATATCTTCTGGAATTCGATCacaaaaaacaactaaaaagaaGTCCTGGAAAAGTTATTTAGTTCTAAATTCTTATAACATTGATGCTGCTAGTTATAGTGTATGAATGCATTATTGATAACTATGATTTGAAACCTGTCCTACTATTTCTTTGCAGGAGTTCAGTGGTAGGGTCAAGGGGTTAAAGGTGGATGCTGTTGACACCACTGGTGCTGGTGATGCATTTGTGGCTGGAATATTATCACAATTAGCTGTGGATCTTTCAATACTTCAGGTGAGCAAAATTATTGTTTGAATTATTAACCATCCCAAAAGTTTACTCCACACAACTGCAGAAACTCATGTACGAAACATCTATTATTGTTTgaattattaaaacaaaactCAATCTCTTGCATCTTAATTATGCATTTTTACGCCTAATCACCCAATTTAAAACTGAGAGGAAAAGTGGCTTGATTAAAATAATCTCCCTGCACATGGCAATCCACATGTGAGGTTAAGTCTTAAGAATTATAATTGAAATGAGCTGATAATATGAAAACTACATACATTGTCGTTCAATTATAGATTGCCATGTATGGTAAGATTGACGATTTTTGTGATTTATGATTGCAGAACGAGGACGAGTTGAGAGATTCTCTCAAGTTTGCTAATGTATGTGGTGCATTGACTGTGACCGAGAGAGGTGCAATACCAGCTTTGCCCACCAAGGAAGCTGTTCTGAATGCCATGCTTAAGCCCGTATCCTAGCTTTACAGACATACTCTCTGTAATTATGTTAATCAATGAagatcaattttttgtttttgtttggagggaagtatttaaattcttaggaacTTGTGAGCTAGTGCAATAATAAGAACTGATCGTTTCAATAATTTGGCAAATGCTCAGTTCAAGCAAAATTCTACCAATCCATCATTGGGTAATGGAGAATCGTTCTCTATGCATCAATTTATACTATTTGTAAACCTAGCTTCTATATATTCAGTTCATGGTTGCATATTGAACTTATGACCTACTTCGCAAAATCTTTTCAACCACTCTATCATGAAATAATTGCTTTATCTAACATCAGTCCTCctgcatcatcaaaattgatgTCTTGATCTATCACGGAGTAATTGCTATGTCTAATTTGTAAGTATtcgtgatattttttttattcaagtgaaatataaaaataaaaaaggaaaattttattcaagagaaaacatttaaaattacaaaagagATGTACATAATTTAgtagattaaataatatttgttaaattgataaataaaaaataagcatattttgttttgtaagttataaaaaagagagataagATAATGGATTTAgagttttaaatgaaaaatagattttaatatgattttaatttatgaaaatgtaattaaatttgattttagtcttttaaaaaaattgttaattttgatattattaatttattttctagaaATCTTTTTATCATTTCTTAATAATAATGTGACATGGATCTAACTATACAATATTAGCGTGGGCTCTAGCCCCCTACCCCCCTCCCTCATGACTTTcatggttaatttgaaaatagctttcttagtttttttatagCACTGCACAGCATAGCTTAATACCCTTTTCTGGCACTCCAATTCCTATTTATAAGTGTTTTCTTTACGCTCCAATGGGACCCTCTCACCATGCCATCCTCACTTAGCATTAATTGGTGAGTGAAAGATAAAATATCTGtataaactattttaataaattgaaaaacaataaataaaatattttacacacttattttatttcatttactactactattttgataaattgaaaaacaataaacaaattagtaaatagataaaatatttgtataaactaaataatttagtaGATTTGCATCAAACAATTATTAtactattcaattttttttaaataaataactattgtatttcctttcttttaaaataataaatattctgataattaaagattttttattggttaaaatatgGTTTTTCAGTGATAGAagtatttattactttttctatttttatcatttgaaataaaaatcagTTTTGATTTATGTGTAGAAtgagtaaatattttatataaataattctttattaaaaattagacaTTTAAATAActgtagaataattttttttacctcccCCCATCTAGTAGATTTCTGGGTCCGTCCTGTATAATCATATGTCACCTTATTAGTAAGTAGTGACAAGGATTGTTTTggaaagaaagacaaaaaacTAATcgcaatatttttaaaaaactaaaatcaaattttataaaaaaatatctttccctaaacaataataaagtagAAAAAAGAACATGCAACACAAGGGGCATTGAAGAAAAgagttcataattttattttttttaggactGAGAACTTTCATCTATATCTATGACTCTATATTTGGCTAAACTTCGTTACCTGTGTTGGGCTCTTGTGCAAATGTTTTTTCTCGTCAATGGATTTTTGGTTATTAGTAGTACAGATAACCAAAAGTCCATTTTGTATACTAGCAAATGACTTTATTGAATGGATATTCATATTTGCTTTTGACCTGGGTCTTATTTATCCAAGCAACGTTACGTTATTAAAATAATCGAATTCATCAAAATGATATattacttttgtttctttttacacgtcctttgagattataacatacaaactaagaaatatataataatggAATTGTTTTTAcatgttcttttttctttgatcttgatattttttaaggaaaaatattaCATGATCTGAGATCATAGGATCTTAATAAATTTACACGTCACatgtaattacattttttttatatcaataacgAGCTTTTTTTGCTGAATAAATAACAATTAACCAAGACACATATAATTCTAgatgatataataatttctcGGATTTTCAAATTATCTTAAGATAAAGCAAATTCACAAAAAGAGAAGCCACGTGGACGTAGTGGTCTTTGACATTCATTCTCCCCTTGCAAATAGAAGCAACGGTAAAACAATTTCAACCATAAACCTCCATTCCATTAATTTCCTAAACATTTTTCAACCATAGATAAGTATGGTAAAAACTGTTGTGAACTATGACCAAGTCTCATTATCGTTGTGCAAAAAAGGACACAAGACCCCGATATTAAAGGGTGTCCTTACATCATGGGCACCCTCCTCCCTCTTTAAGAACCAAGTTCTAAATCCTTTGACCAATCTCCAATTTCAGTGCAACTCCAATATTAAACTAACTAGAAGGAGCTCTTTCGTTGTCATACAATACACACTCTATCAATCCACCACAATGGCTGAAGATCCTCAAGACGTAGCCGACAGGGAGCGAATTTTCAAGCGTTTCGACGCCAATGGCGACGGCCAAATCTCTTCAGCTGAGCTTGGGGAAGCACTCAAGGCCCTTGGATCAGTCACAGCAGAAGAGGTGCAAAGGATGATGGAAGAGATTGACACCGACGGAGATGGCTACATTTCATATGCAGAATTCACAGAATTCGCCAAAGCCAACCGTGGCCTACTCAGAGATGTTGCCaagattttttaaacttaattactgccactcttttttaattaattaacgagACGGGATAcacatataataattatttgtacACCATTATTTCTTGTGGGTATCTctttttattacatcattttcCTTAGTTGTACAATATTTGCTTTTGTACAATTCTTTGTGCAAGTAATAtttctcttaattaattaattaattaattaaacttcaTTATTACTTCTTTGGTTCTATGTTGTCAGCAATGAGAAGAGAAAACGGTTTGTGTGCGCATGGTTTCTAATTTTCTATATACATTGTGATGACAATTAGAGATTCATTCATTTCATGATGTCAGCTTCTTTGGgacttttttttcatattggAACCGCCTTAATAGCTGTGCTGTTTTGTGATATGACTTATTTTGTATATAAGTATCATATACTAAGGTCCTCCCTCAAGATGCCAAGATAGGTGTACCAAACAATTAGAGATGATCTAATCTTATTAAATGAAACTTACTTTAAAACACACAAATTTTAAGTTTGTACGTCATGCAAACAAGTATGTAGACACATGACATtgttttatactttatattCAACTAATGTTCATCAATGCAAAATTGGCTTGGTTGTGTGGGTGTGTGTATCTTCTTTTGACCTGAATCGGTGGAGAGAGACCTAGAACAGGGGTCTTCTAAAATTTGTATGTTCTAGAGCCAAGAAAAACAATCCCTAGAACTCATAAGGATAGACAGATAGAGTTTTCCTACACAGGTATAACATTATCCTTAAAGAATGAATggaaatagaatttaattaaaatgttctaccaataaataaatttttctaatatttatcacgtaattaaaaattgttaattttataataattattttgaaaatttaaaataatttttaattgatagaGAGTGTGGAAATTAAACTCAGAAAAATATATTGCACTTTACTCCTAGGTAAAGGGAAGgtaaagggaagaaaaaaatatacaaacaaGTTACAAGTAAAGTTCCTCTTTGCTTCTACTTCTACTAACAAGTTGAAAAAGTTCACATCTAATTCCTGCACTATGGTGAGAATCATGGCAAAAATAATTCTCAACGACAATAGACAAAATCATCATCCTCACACTCTGGAACTCCTAGCATAGCTAAAGCCAAGTGACTTTTCATCTCATTATTTGTTTCTTGTAACTTAGGGTAATTATCAATCATATATCCATTGCCAAAATAACCAGATTTCCTTCTTCTAGAGAGAACATGCTCTACTTCACCTTTCAATATTGCAACAATCTCACCTATGCTAGGCCTCCTAGATTCTTCACTTGTAACACAGACAGAAGCTGCATCAATCATTCGAACCATTTGATCTGTGTAACTCGAATTGTACTTGACTTGAGGATCAAGCAACTCCTCAATggctccttttccttttctcagCAAGGGTTTTGCCTACAAATGAATGTCGGATTGGATGTGTCAGAAATACCATGTGCTTTTGTAGGATTTTGGCCAGAAGTAATTACTGTATcactattattttacttttccatataataaaaaattaaaaactgttTTAGTTATTTTGGCCCATTAGATATCTAAGATCTTCTGTAgtttgaaaaaatgttttttgtttctatgttgattaaatataaaaatgttaccCTGATTTAACTTTAATCCATTTTTAAAGATTTCTTATACAAATCTTTAAAATCAGGAAACCGATAAAAGCAagatgacatttttgtaattaaaagtgaaataaaaaacattttcttaagCGAAACAGTCTTAATTGTCATAATTTACAGCTAGAACATGCAATTTTATTATAGAACCAGATAAAATGACCAATTTTCAACTTTGTTATGTTTTGGTCTAGTCTTTTAGAAGTTACAAACTGATGCAGAAGTCATGAGTTATATGATTGCTTTGTTCATTAATTATTGGCTTAATTGATAGGAGTAATTGATGCTCAGAGGGTTTGGGttatatacaaaattacaagCCATACCATTTGATCATTAACTCACCCATACTACTAAGTTTTCCTCTCCAGGGGGTCGTTTTGCTTCAATTGGATTGCGGCCAGTTAAGAGCTCCAATAGAACAACTCCCAAAGCATAAACATCAGTCTTATCTGATACTTTCCCATGTTCAAAATACTCAGGAGCCAAATAACTGTTGAGAAAGGGCAGGTATAAAATACTTATTTCAATTAtcataatattaaaacaaatcatgcaaaaaaccaaaaagatcccaaaaaataaattaatcagtATGAAGGGGTTAAGTTCATACCCAAATGTTCCTTTCACAGTTTTGCAAAGGAAAGGGACTGAAGGTGCAGAAGTCCATGAAGCTAGCCCAAAATCACATAACtacaatttaacaaaaaaaaaaaacccaataaGAATGACTTGTAAGGGTTTCTTATGATACAATTTCCACTATGTAAGGTATACTCCTACTTATCGGCAATAGAGCAACACAGCCTACCTTGGGAATCTTCTTAGAGGAAAGCAGAATGTTTGAAGGCTTTATGTCTCTATGAACAACACATCTTTCTGTTCCATTATGCAGATAAGCCACAGCTTCTGCAATCCCAATTGCAACTTCGTACCTCACAGACCATGGAAGTGGTGAACTACCCTTCACACCCTTCTTCCTCCCTATAAAAAAAGCCAAACTATAATCAGTGAAAATCATCAAACTCAATTCTAATCATTACACAGCTGGCAGgaatcaagaaaaataaaataagagaaaatgagTACCATGTAAGTGATGCTCTAAGCTTCCTCCTGACACATACTTGTACACCAAAAACAAACCCTCCTCCGAGTCAATACAAAACCCCACAAGAGGAACAACATTTGTGTCATTCAGAGAACTAGCAATCATCAATTCTCTACAAAACGCCTTGGCACACTCCTTGTCTTCCTTATCCAACCTTTTAATAGCAACAGCAGTCCTCCAAATCCCAACTCTTCCTCTAAATACACAGCTCAAGGCACCTCTCCCCAACACTCTCTCTGTCCATAGCAAAACAAAGAATCACAATCTCATACaaaggaatcaaattcaattcCATCAACATAATATCCACAGGCACGCACACACGAAAAGTTACCTTTGGAGAAATTGCGAGTAGCAGACAGAATTTCATCATAGCTGAACCTGATCAAAGTGTTGGCCACCGGAGACAGGCTTTTCTCCAGTGACTGTATTCTCCTCCATTTCAACTCCCTCACTTGAGACTCATAGTCCAAATTCACCATCAAAAAGGTTGCAGCAGCGGCAGCAGAAGCAGAATAGCTCATGTTGAAGGACTCAACCTCAACCTGAGAACAGAAGCTGAACCTGAAAGACGAGTGAACCGATCGAGGGTCAGCACTCGCCAATTCGGCTCCAGAATCCGCCAGCAACCACGCCTTGTTGTGCTCCAAAGTTGTCTTCCTTTGACCGTTAAGGTCGTTATTGCCGCCACAAGGAACAACACCAACACATGCCAAAGCATACTCCCacatggtttttctcaaaaaggTTATGAATTTGTTGTTGTGCCTTTTTTTGTCAGAAGAGTAATT is a window from the Glycine max cultivar Williams 82 chromosome 2, Glycine_max_v4.0, whole genome shotgun sequence genome containing:
- the LOC100797023 gene encoding Probable fructokinase-6, chloroplastic-like, with amino-acid sequence MALHCGTFCFWTVASHPPSSVKLSQPTIKASSFSSPLAPPLVKLNVRGKAFPGDGTPETKESPLVVCFGEMLIDFVPTVNGLSLAEAPAFKKAAGGAPANVAVGISRLGGSSAFIGKVGEDEFGYMLANILKENNVNNEGMRFDPGARTALAFVTLRSDGEREFMFYRNPSADMLLQEDELDLDLIRKAKIFHYGSISLITEPCKSAHIAAAKAAKDAGVVLSYDPNLRLPLWPSADSAREGILSIWETADIIKISEEEISFLTKGENPYDDAVVHKLFHPSLKLLLVTEGAEGCRYYTKEFSGRVKGLKVDAVDTTGAGDAFVAGILSQLAVDLSILQNEDELRDSLKFANVCGALTVTERGAIPALPTKEAVLNAMLKPVS
- the LOC100797564 gene encoding polcalcin Nic t 1; translation: MVKTVVNYDQVSLSLCKKGHKTPILKGVLTSWAPSSLFKNQVLNPLTNLQFQCNSNIKLTRRSSFVVIQYTLYQSTTMAEDPQDVADRERIFKRFDANGDGQISSAELGEALKALGSVTAEEVQRMMEEIDTDGDGYISYAEFTEFAKANRGLLRDVAKIF
- the LOC100802176 gene encoding probable serine/threonine-protein kinase PBL7, encoding MMSLCSSKGTCSGDTNAHVSSSTVGNYSSDKKRHNNKFITFLRKTMWEYALACVGVVPCGGNNDLNGQRKTTLEHNKAWLLADSGAELASADPRSVHSSFRFSFCSQVEVESFNMSYSASAAAAATFLMVNLDYESQVRELKWRRIQSLEKSLSPVANTLIRFSYDEILSATRNFSKERVLGRGALSCVFRGRVGIWRTAVAIKRLDKEDKECAKAFCRELMIASSLNDTNVVPLVGFCIDSEEGLFLVYKYVSGGSLEHHLHGRKKGVKGSSPLPWSVRYEVAIGIAEAVAYLHNGTERCVVHRDIKPSNILLSSKKIPKLCDFGLASWTSAPSVPFLCKTVKGTFGYLAPEYFEHGKVSDKTDVYALGVVLLELLTGRNPIEAKRPPGEENLVVWAKPLLRKGKGAIEELLDPQVKYNSSYTDQMVRMIDAASVCVTSEESRRPSIGEIVAILKGEVEHVLSRRRKSGYFGNGYMIDNYPKLQETNNEMKSHLALAMLGVPECEDDDFVYCR